In Silene latifolia isolate original U9 population chromosome X, ASM4854445v1, whole genome shotgun sequence, the following proteins share a genomic window:
- the LOC141620309 gene encoding uncharacterized protein LOC141620309, whose product MGFSEKDLVHKAVPLVGFSGKTKQSLGEIVIPTFAGGMNKQVRYLVIDGPSTYNVILGRLWIHEMKAVPSTYHQSLKLPTPLGVQEIRGDQNVARDSYKNALKPIAAGPA is encoded by the coding sequence ATGGGGTTTAGCGAGAAAGACTTGGTGCACAAGGCAGTACCCTTGGTAGGCTTCAGCGGAAAAACTAAACAATCCCTTGGAGAAATAGTGATACCTACCTTTGCAGGGGGTATGAACAAACAGGTACGGTACTTGGTCATTGATGGTCCGTCAACTTATAACGTGATACTTGGCAGGCTCTGGATCCACGAAATGAAAGCGGTACCATCAACGTACCATCAGAGCCTGAAGTTGCCTACACCCTTGGGGGTACAGGAGATACGGGGAGATCAAAATGTAGCTCGGGATAGTTACAAGAACGCTCTGAAACCCATTGCAGCTGgtccagcatag